One Verrucomicrobiaceae bacterium genomic window carries:
- the rbfA gene encoding 30S ribosome-binding factor RbfA, whose product MKLRMQKVRELMLRELCAVLERHYRFDDCLVTVHDVLPTEDLRHCSVFVGVLGKPDKQEPAIAKLNRERGAIQRELYKRVKLRQSPQLIFRLDRTTEKAVPLIQVIDSLPAPFSDEPPAPL is encoded by the coding sequence ATGAAACTCCGCATGCAAAAAGTCCGCGAGCTGATGCTCAGGGAGCTCTGCGCCGTCCTCGAGCGTCATTACCGCTTCGACGACTGCCTCGTCACGGTCCACGATGTCCTCCCCACCGAAGACCTACGCCATTGCAGCGTCTTCGTCGGCGTCCTGGGCAAGCCAGACAAGCAGGAGCCTGCCATCGCTAAGCTCAATCGCGAGCGTGGAGCCATCCAGCGTGAGCTCTACAAGCGTGTCAAACTCCGCCAGAGCCCCCAGCTCATCTTCCGCCTCGATCGCACCACCGAAAAAGCCGTGCCACTCATCCAGGTCATCGACAGCCTGCCCGCTCCCTTCTCGGACGAGCCGCCAGCACCACTTTGA